A DNA window from Vigna unguiculata cultivar IT97K-499-35 chromosome 10, ASM411807v1, whole genome shotgun sequence contains the following coding sequences:
- the LOC114167026 gene encoding factor of DNA methylation 1-like isoform X1, giving the protein MQRQHRTSMDYSSEEDSDLSDSEIYDYSEKPYELLRAGKYKVKNLNGTLRCPYCAGKKKQDYKYKDLLQHASGVGKGSANRSAKQKANHLALAKYLQVDLASEAEPIQNPALTLVVSQPSQQEDLYYVWPWTGIIVNIKDNLVDSTYWMKEFAKFKPSDFQIFMKDGGMAAQGVVVFNSDWNGFINASEFEKSFETARRGKKDWSSNKLEADSKIYGWVAREDDYNCEGPIGEYLRSKGTLRTVSDIVQEASESRNSIVTNLTKEIEITNENLDKMQSKFNEKTMSLSRMLEEKDKLHNAFEEETRNMQRRARNEVRRILDEQEKLSSELDEKKRKLDSWSRDLNKREVLTDQERQKLAEDKKKKDLRNESLLLASKEQKIADENVLRLVEEQKREKEEAYNKILLLEKQLDAKQKLEMEIEELKGKLQVMKHLGDEDDTAVQKKIKEMNDELQEKIENLECVESMNQTLIVKERQSNDELQEARKELIKGLEEMLNGPKGNIGIKRMGELDQKVFVTKCKERFSLQEAGTKGVELCSLWQENVKNSAWHPFKVITNEDKAEIIIDEDDDKLRSLKQEWGDEIYSAVVTALTEINEYNPSGGYTVAELWNYKEKRKATLKEVITYIVDRIKPPKRKRG; this is encoded by the exons ATGCAGCGCCAACACAG AACTTCTATGGACTACAGCTCCGAAGAAGATTCGGATCTAAGTGATTCTGAGATTTATGACTATTCGGAGAAACCTTATGAACTGTTAAGAGCTGGAAAATATAAGGTTAAAAACTTGAATGGAACTCTTAGATGCCCTTACTGTGCTGGGAAGAAAAAACAAGACTACAAATATAAGGATTTGTTGCAACATGCATCTGGTGTTGGTAAGGGTTCTGCTAACAGAAGTGCAAAACAAAAGGCAAATCACCTTGCTCTAGCAAAGTATTTGCAGGTTGATCTAGCTAGTGAAGCAGAGCCAATCCAGAACCCAGCTTTAACCCTAGTTGTTAGTCAACCTTCACAGCAAGAAGATCTTTATTATGTTTGGCCCTGGACTGGCATAATTGTTAACATAAAGGATAATTTGGTTGATTCTACATACTGGATGAAGGAATTTGCTAAATTCAAACCAAGTGATTTCCAAATATTCATGAAAGATGGTGGCATGGCTGCTCAAGGTGTAGTAGTCTTCAATAGTGACTGGAATGGTTTCATAAATGCAAGTGAATTTGAGAAGTCTTTTGAAACAGCACGTCGTGGTAAAAAGGACTGGAGCTCAAACAAGTTAGAAGCTGACTCAAAGATTTATGGATGGGTCGCGCGGGAAGATGATTATAATTGTGAAGGGCCAATAGGGGAATACCTCCGCAGCAAAGGAACATTGAGGACTGTTTCAGATATTGTTCAAGAAGCATCTGAAAGCAGAAATAGTATTGTGACAAACCTGACTAAAGAAATCGAGATAACAAATGAAAACCTTGACAAAATGCAGTCTAAGTTTAATGAGAAGACTATGTCCTTGAGTAGAATGCTTGAGGAGAAAGATAAGCTTCATAATGCTTTTGAAGAAG AAACAAGGAATATGCAGCGTAGAGCACGTAATGAGGTACGACGGATCTTGGATGAGCAAGAAAAATTGAGTAGTGAGTTGGATGAGAAAAAGCGGAAGCTTGATTCTTGGAGCAGGGATCTAAACAAGCGTGAGGTACTAACTGATCAAGAGAGGCAGAAACTTGCGGAggacaagaagaag AAAGATTTGAGGAATGAATCACTCCTGTTGGCGTCAAAAGAACAGAAGATAGCGGATGAAAATGTCTTAAGGCTTGTTGAAGAGCAGAAG agagagaaagaggaggCCTATAACAAGATACTTCTGCTGGAAAAACAGCTTGATGCCAAACAGAAATTGGAAATGGAAATTGAAGAGCTAAAAGGGAAATTGCAAGTGATGAAGCATcttggagatgaagatgatacAGCTGTtcagaaaaagataaaagaaatgaatgatgaattgcaagaaaaaatagagaatttGGAATGTGTGGAGAGCATGAATCAAACCCTCATTGTAAAGGAACGTCAGAGTAATGATGAACTGCAGGAAGCTCGCaaagaattaataaaa GGATTAGAGGAAATGCTTAATGGTCCTAAAGGTAATATTGGGATCAAGAGAATGGGAGAGCTTGATCAGAAGGTTTTTGTGACTAAATGCAAGGAAAGATTTTCTCTTCAAGAGGCTGGGACCAAAGGGGTCGAGCTTTGCTCTTTGTGGCAGGAAAACGTGAAGAATTCTGCTTGGCATCCATTTAAAGTGATTACGAATGAGGATAAAGCAGAG ATAATtatagatgaagatgatgacaagTTACGAAGCCTGAAGCAGGAATGGGGAGATGAGATATATTCAGCTGTTGTAACAGCCTTAACAGAAATAAACGAATACAATCCAAGTGGTGGGTATACTGTTGCTGAGCTATGGAACTACAAGGAAAAAAGAAAGGCGACATTGAAAGAAGTTATAACTTACATTGTGGATCGCATCAAGCCACCTAAGCGCAAGAGAGGATAG
- the LOC114167026 gene encoding factor of DNA methylation 1-like isoform X2, whose protein sequence is MDYSSEEDSDLSDSEIYDYSEKPYELLRAGKYKVKNLNGTLRCPYCAGKKKQDYKYKDLLQHASGVGKGSANRSAKQKANHLALAKYLQVDLASEAEPIQNPALTLVVSQPSQQEDLYYVWPWTGIIVNIKDNLVDSTYWMKEFAKFKPSDFQIFMKDGGMAAQGVVVFNSDWNGFINASEFEKSFETARRGKKDWSSNKLEADSKIYGWVAREDDYNCEGPIGEYLRSKGTLRTVSDIVQEASESRNSIVTNLTKEIEITNENLDKMQSKFNEKTMSLSRMLEEKDKLHNAFEEETRNMQRRARNEVRRILDEQEKLSSELDEKKRKLDSWSRDLNKREVLTDQERQKLAEDKKKKDLRNESLLLASKEQKIADENVLRLVEEQKREKEEAYNKILLLEKQLDAKQKLEMEIEELKGKLQVMKHLGDEDDTAVQKKIKEMNDELQEKIENLECVESMNQTLIVKERQSNDELQEARKELIKGLEEMLNGPKGNIGIKRMGELDQKVFVTKCKERFSLQEAGTKGVELCSLWQENVKNSAWHPFKVITNEDKAEIIIDEDDDKLRSLKQEWGDEIYSAVVTALTEINEYNPSGGYTVAELWNYKEKRKATLKEVITYIVDRIKPPKRKRG, encoded by the exons ATGGACTACAGCTCCGAAGAAGATTCGGATCTAAGTGATTCTGAGATTTATGACTATTCGGAGAAACCTTATGAACTGTTAAGAGCTGGAAAATATAAGGTTAAAAACTTGAATGGAACTCTTAGATGCCCTTACTGTGCTGGGAAGAAAAAACAAGACTACAAATATAAGGATTTGTTGCAACATGCATCTGGTGTTGGTAAGGGTTCTGCTAACAGAAGTGCAAAACAAAAGGCAAATCACCTTGCTCTAGCAAAGTATTTGCAGGTTGATCTAGCTAGTGAAGCAGAGCCAATCCAGAACCCAGCTTTAACCCTAGTTGTTAGTCAACCTTCACAGCAAGAAGATCTTTATTATGTTTGGCCCTGGACTGGCATAATTGTTAACATAAAGGATAATTTGGTTGATTCTACATACTGGATGAAGGAATTTGCTAAATTCAAACCAAGTGATTTCCAAATATTCATGAAAGATGGTGGCATGGCTGCTCAAGGTGTAGTAGTCTTCAATAGTGACTGGAATGGTTTCATAAATGCAAGTGAATTTGAGAAGTCTTTTGAAACAGCACGTCGTGGTAAAAAGGACTGGAGCTCAAACAAGTTAGAAGCTGACTCAAAGATTTATGGATGGGTCGCGCGGGAAGATGATTATAATTGTGAAGGGCCAATAGGGGAATACCTCCGCAGCAAAGGAACATTGAGGACTGTTTCAGATATTGTTCAAGAAGCATCTGAAAGCAGAAATAGTATTGTGACAAACCTGACTAAAGAAATCGAGATAACAAATGAAAACCTTGACAAAATGCAGTCTAAGTTTAATGAGAAGACTATGTCCTTGAGTAGAATGCTTGAGGAGAAAGATAAGCTTCATAATGCTTTTGAAGAAG AAACAAGGAATATGCAGCGTAGAGCACGTAATGAGGTACGACGGATCTTGGATGAGCAAGAAAAATTGAGTAGTGAGTTGGATGAGAAAAAGCGGAAGCTTGATTCTTGGAGCAGGGATCTAAACAAGCGTGAGGTACTAACTGATCAAGAGAGGCAGAAACTTGCGGAggacaagaagaag AAAGATTTGAGGAATGAATCACTCCTGTTGGCGTCAAAAGAACAGAAGATAGCGGATGAAAATGTCTTAAGGCTTGTTGAAGAGCAGAAG agagagaaagaggaggCCTATAACAAGATACTTCTGCTGGAAAAACAGCTTGATGCCAAACAGAAATTGGAAATGGAAATTGAAGAGCTAAAAGGGAAATTGCAAGTGATGAAGCATcttggagatgaagatgatacAGCTGTtcagaaaaagataaaagaaatgaatgatgaattgcaagaaaaaatagagaatttGGAATGTGTGGAGAGCATGAATCAAACCCTCATTGTAAAGGAACGTCAGAGTAATGATGAACTGCAGGAAGCTCGCaaagaattaataaaa GGATTAGAGGAAATGCTTAATGGTCCTAAAGGTAATATTGGGATCAAGAGAATGGGAGAGCTTGATCAGAAGGTTTTTGTGACTAAATGCAAGGAAAGATTTTCTCTTCAAGAGGCTGGGACCAAAGGGGTCGAGCTTTGCTCTTTGTGGCAGGAAAACGTGAAGAATTCTGCTTGGCATCCATTTAAAGTGATTACGAATGAGGATAAAGCAGAG ATAATtatagatgaagatgatgacaagTTACGAAGCCTGAAGCAGGAATGGGGAGATGAGATATATTCAGCTGTTGTAACAGCCTTAACAGAAATAAACGAATACAATCCAAGTGGTGGGTATACTGTTGCTGAGCTATGGAACTACAAGGAAAAAAGAAAGGCGACATTGAAAGAAGTTATAACTTACATTGTGGATCGCATCAAGCCACCTAAGCGCAAGAGAGGATAG
- the LOC114167193 gene encoding probable CCR4-associated factor 1 homolog 6 gives MPLILPKSDSIQIREVWNDNLEEEFALIREIVDDYPYIAMDTEFPGIVLRPVGNFKNSYDYHYQTLKDNVDMLKLIQLGLTFSDEYGNLPTCATDVDDDSHTCCIWQFNFREFNVNEDVFANDSIELLRQSGIDFKKNNEDGIDARRFGELLMSSGIVLNDNVHWVTFHSGYDFGYLLKLLTCQNLPDTQAEFFNLINMYFPTVYDIKHLMKFCNSLHGGLNKLAELLEVERVGICHQAGSDSLLTSCTFRKLKDNFFSGSLEKYAGVLYGLGVENGQGAH, from the coding sequence ATGCCGCTGATTTTACCCAAAAGCGATTCGATCCAGATTCGCGAGGTGTGGAACGATAATCTGGAAGAGGAATTCGCGTTGATTCGCGAAATAGTGGACGATTACCCTTACATAGCGATGGACACGGAGTTTCCGGGGATAGTTCTCCGACCGGTGGGGAATTTCAAGAACAGCTACGATTACCATTACCAAACCCTAAAGGACAACGTCGACATGCTCAAGCTCATCCAATTGGGGCTCACATTCTCGGACGAGTACGGCAACCTTCCCACGTGTGCCACCGACGTCGACGACGATTCCCACACGTGCTGCATCTGGCAATTCAATTTCCGGGAGTTCAACGTCAACGAGGACGTCTTCGCCAACGATTCCATCGAGCTTTTGCGCCAGAGCGGCATCGATTTCAAGAAGAACAACGAGGACGGCATCGACGCCCGCCGTTTCGGGGAACTTCTCATGTCCTCCGGGATCGTTTTGAATGACAACGTTCATTGGGTTACTTTCCATAGCGGTTACGATTTCGGGTACTTGTTGAAGCTCTTGACGTGTCAGAATTTGCCCGATACGCAAGCGGAGTTTTTCAATCTGATCAACATGTATTTTCCCACCGTATACGACATCAAGCACCTCATGAAGTTCTGCAACAGCCTTCACGGCGGTTTGAACAAGCTCGCCGAGTTGTTGGAGGTCGAAAGGGTCGGAATTTGCCACCAGGCTGGTTCCGATAGTTTGCTCACTTCATGTACGTTCAGGAAATTGAAGGACAATTTCTTTAGTGGCTCGTTGGAGAAGTATGCTGGTGTCTTGTATGGGTTAGGTGTTGAGAATGGACAGGGAGCCCATTGa